A genomic stretch from Pieris brassicae chromosome 9, ilPieBrab1.1, whole genome shotgun sequence includes:
- the LOC123714720 gene encoding uncharacterized protein LOC123714720 isoform X2, translating to MAEGDDFPQAHIGSLIKDDHNDNVNTCNSIKDSDPENIESIKKFIEGQHQQQKMIENVDNLNTLSDLNLSVTALDVIHKSQEIPIIANSVMNMIIDSSNAKVNQKEEIKYNVNHCDKGIVSLKVGSKVEAKDFGGQWHAASIVEVDYDEVEVLVHYENSTNMPDEWISVSSSRLRPYKPNWPAEVATPNMPPKTTGQSTEVFPKDEIKMEEKKKVTFIEGERCLARWRDNKRFMATIQNDLGNGQYKIVFDDGFQWKCSVTRLHKLKDSSGKPFENLSVDTSMSPSTSALSPLSPGIGPLSKPAFHTHLFDPTRDYLGSKSERREMKRKLNIKEIFNIGQKKRKIKPENTEPKSVKKKIKIEPKPVEIKKELPDAVASIIGTVDGIPEDTKPETPESNDEGDEKITLDDLITSKDEASYLSDSDAANRSDPVSNEEDTLEKFDNPDESINEAVIDKMKEVISKLEDGLNKVESIEDVKVSPEPEINLEVIQVDPNDVEIDLETEEIDKIEAKIEDEMMTKTKQKTEPNDLNRPVKMEEKPKKLASKVKKSKKLRLLQEKKVKKQVEKVKNELEEMKKQVEEMRKQMLQKTEELATHQQQRAAPNEMPASFLLPGEWCCRWVNGEPVGQVHETVEPRGDAQKKPALPRRTVLVDDKRLPEGWKKVMVRRSLGQSAGKWDVVLLSPDQKRFHTKQEMRTYLDQTQGEFKAYENALLDFGVHLKLSRRMGWVSNTGPSNAPVSNVSPFVNRKKLTTKDGKKRLKIRKPNYILQRQGEVGEPSGSSEKSGETKETNIDMQNPPIENGFIYVGSLKVQVIDSLLRCPAEGCLKNFRNNTLLKMHIKHYHRELKKMLGNTPKVLDLAYARTRPSGEKVKKKVIKVKIPRVQKSNVVFDPKPEVSEPQPELRINIAPLPTEETQEDSPKLRQALIPKPVKRPKVLLPVRKPEQEVSEDDKSEVECVDFEAAISTHTVTKPSDFKHIEIKPAFSEDEEWPINSDVETRSSFPGSGTPDSKTMDKVATPIPGVSSESNEEAKEGELYMFTETGERIKIERMKREEIINCHCGFREEDGLMVQCELCLCWQHALCHNIHTEGEVPEKYTCSICLNPKRGRRSKRFLHDQDRLYEGLLPGAKPCEFLRRSHELSGNLLRIQDALHAMRVKYYVATKKNHPKLYLWAKDWENAELNFTQERLNSDYSDLNIIINNIGKENLPVKSQDDEREALLNISGPIPTVPLDFPISTTELERMARSIQEQESRVSAPQPEAAIDNNVCRERLLRHVQRCQALIDARLDSIEAQVAELESQDPSFEDDETADFFPRTKQTIQMLMRDLETMEELGVIT from the exons ATGGCAGAAGGCGATGACTTTCCTCAGGCTCATATTGGCAGTTTAATTAAGGATGATCATAATGATAATGTTAATACATGCAATAGCATTAAAGATTCAGACCCAGAGAATATAGAATCAATAAAGAAATTCATTGAGGGTCAACATCAACAGCAAAAAATGATAGAGAATGTAGACAATTTGAACACTTTAAGCGACTTAAACTTAAGTGTAACAGCTTTAGATGTAATACACAAGTCCCAAGAGATACCAATTATAGCTAATAGTGTTATGAATATGATTATTGATAGTTCAAATGCGAAGGTAAATCAAAaagaagaaattaaatataacgtaAACCACTGTGATAAGG gAATAGTGTCATTAAAAGTTGGCAGTAAAGTGGAAGCAAAAGACTTTGGTGGTCAGTGGCATGCTGCATCTATAGTTGAAGTTGATTATGATGAGGTGGAGGTCTTAGTTCATTATGAAAATTCTactaatat gcCAGATGAATGGATAAGCGTGTCTAGTTCTCGTTTGCGACCTTATAAACCAAATTGGCCCGCTGAAGTAGCGACGCCAAATATGCCTCCGAAAACCACTGGACAGAGCACAGAAGTTTTTCCTAAAGATGAAATTAAGAtggaagaaaagaaaaaagtaaCTTTTATTGAAGGAGAGAGGTGTTTAGCGCGTTGGAGAGACAATAAAAGGTTTATGGCTACAATTCAGAATGATTTGGGTAATG gtcaatataaaattgtgtttgaTGATGGATTCCAGTGGAAGTGTTCAGTCACAAGGTTgcataaattaaaagattcCTCCGGAAAACCTTTTGAGAATCTATCCGTAGATACATCAATGTCTCCGAGTACTTCAGCATTATCTCCGCTGTCACCAGGCATCGGGCCGCTTAGTAAGCCAGCATTCCATACGCACCTCTTTGATCCCACCAGAGACTACTTAGGATCCAAAAGCGAGCGTCGCgaaatgaaaagaaaacttaatattaaggaaatttttaatatcggTCAGAAAAAGCGGAAAATAAAGCCAGAAAACACTGAACCAAAAAgtgtaaaaaagaaaataaaaattgaacctAAACCTGTGGAAATTAAGAAGGAATTACCgg ACGCAGTTGCATCAATTATTGGAACAGTAGATGGTATTCCCGAAGACACAAAACCAGAAACACCTGAAAGTAACGATGAAGGTGATGAAAAAATAACTTTGGATGATTTGATTACTTCAAAGGATGAAGCTTCGTACTTGTCAGACTCTGATGCTGCTAACCGCTCGGACCCG GTTTCTAATGAAGAAGATACTTTAGAAAAATTCGATAATCCCGACGAAAGTATTAACGAAGCGGTAATCGATAAAATGAAAGAAGTAATCAGTAAACTTGAAGATGGTTTGAATAAAGTGGAAAGTATAGAAGACGTAAAAGTATCACCAGAGCCAGAAATAAATCTTGAAGTTATACAAGTCGATCCTAATGACGTGGAAATTGATTTAGAAACGGaagaaattgataaaattgaaGCAAAAATTGAAGATGAAATGATGaccaaaacaaaacaaaaaactgaACCAAACGATTTAAATAGACCAGTGAAAATGGAAGAAAAACCAAAGAAGTTAGCATCCAAAGTAAAGAAGAGTAAAAAGTTGAGGTTGTTACAGGAGAAAAAGGTTAAAAAGCAGGTTGAGAAGGTTAAAAATGAATTGGAAGAGATGAAAAAGCAGGTAGAGGAAATGCGAAAGCAAATGTTGCAGAAGACAGAAGAGCTAGCTACGCATCAACAGCAGCGTGCAGCACCG aaCGAAATGCCAGCAAGTTTCCTGTTGCCGGGTGAGTGGTGTTGTCGGTGGGTGAATGGCGAACCAGTGGGACAAGTTCATGAGACGGTGGAGCCCCGGGGAGACGCTCAAAAAAAACCCGCTTTGCCACGACGCACTGTGCTC GTGGACGACAAACGACTACCCGAAGGTTGGAAGAAAGTTATGGTGAGGAGGAGTTTGGGACAATCTGCTGGAAAATGGGACGTCGTTTTACTCAg TCCGGATCAAAAGAGATTCCATACAAAGCAAGAGATGCGAACCTACCTCGATCAAACTCAAGGCGAATTTAAAGCTTACGAAAATGCTTTATTGGACTTTGGGGTACATCTGAAGTTGTCCCGAAGAATGGGATGGGTTTCCAATACTGGCCCCTCGAATGCACCCGTTTCGAATGTTTCACCATTTgtaaatagaaagaaattgaCCACTAAAGATGGGAAAAAGAGGCTGAAGATACGGAAGCCAAAT TATATCTTGCAAAGACAAGGAGAAGTAGGAGAACCATCTGGTTCATCAGAAAAATCTGGTGAAACGAAAGAAACGAATATTGATATGCAAAATCCTCCAATTGAAAATGGATTTA TATACGTCGGATCTCTCAAAGTCCAAGTAATTGACAGCTTACTGAGATGTCCCGCGGAAGGTTGTCTCAAGAACTTCAGAAATAACACACTCTTAAAGATGCACATAAAGCATTATCATCGcgaattaaagaaaatgttgGGTAACACTCCGAAAGTGTTAGATTTGGCCTACGCTCGAACGAGGCCCTCGGGCGAGAAAGTCAAAAAGAAAGTTATCAAAGTGAAAATTCCAAGAGTTCAAAAATCGAATGTTGTCTTCGATCCTAAACCGGAAGTGAGCGAGCCACAACCGGAACTACGCATCAACATAGCCCCCCTACCCACGGAAGAGACGCAAGAAGATTCACCAAAACTTCGCCAAGCGCTTATACCAAAACCGGTAAAGCGTCCAAAAGTGTTATTACCGGTTCGTAAACCGGAACAGGAGGTCTCCGAAGACGATAAATCAGAAGTGGAGTGTGTCGATTTCGAGGCTGCCATATCTACACATACAGTAACAAAGCCGAGTGACTTCAAACATATAGAAATTAAACCTGCTTTTAGTGAAGATGAAGAATGGCCCATAAATTCTGATGTTGAAACTAGATCTAGTTTCCCTGGTTCCGGTACTCCGGACTCAAAGACAATGGATAAAGTGGCCACACCTATCCCAGGTGTATCTTCAGAGTCAAACGAAGAAGCGAAGGAAGGAGAACTTTACATGTTCACGGAAA CCGGTGAACGAATTAAGATCGAGCGTATGAAGCGTGAAGAGATAATAAATTGCCATTGCGGCTTCCGGGAAGAAGATGGACTAATGGTACAATGCGAACTGTGTTTGTGCTGGCAACACGCGCTTTGCCATAATATTCACACTGAGGGAGag gTACCAGAAAAGTACACGTGCAGCATTTGCTTGAATCCAAAACGCGGTCGTCGCTCAAAGCGTTTCCTACACGATCAAGACAGATTGTACGAGGGTCTACTCCCTGGGGCTAAGCCCTGTGAATTCCTGCGCCGCTCTCATGAGCTCTCTGGCAATTTGCTGCGAATACAGGACGCTTTACATGCTATGCGAGTCAAGTACTATGTCGCAAC caaAAAGAACCATCCAAAACTATACCTTTGGGCCAAAGACTGGGAAAACGCTGAATTGAATTTCACACAAGAGAGACTGAATTCTGATTATTCTGATCTCAACATTATCATCAATAATATTGGAAAAGAGAATTTGCCAGTTAAAAGTCAAGACGATGAAAGGGAGGCACTTCTAAACATATCGGGGCCAATTCCTACAGTGCCTTTAGATTTTCCCATTAGTACTACGGAGTTAGAGAGAATGGCCAGGTCTATACAAG AGCAAGAATCCCGTGTGTCAGCCCCACAGCCTGAAGCAGCAATTGATAATAATGTTTGTCGGGAACGATTACTAAGGCATGTACAAAGATGTCAAGCGCTTATTGATGCAAGACTTGACTCTATTGAAGCACAGGTTGCTG
- the LOC123714720 gene encoding uncharacterized protein LOC123714720 isoform X3, producing the protein MAEKQCCIENCTSSSLRNEDVGVTYHKFPKDLDIYNSWIRITHTRPNADNNLYVCSRHFCKSDFQMYQESKYVLKSGALPSIFPWTMAEGDDFPQAHIGSLIKDDHNDNVNTCNSIKDSDPENIESIKKFIEGQHQQQKMIENVDNLNTLSDLNLSVTALDVIHKSQEIPIIANSVMNMIIDSSNAKVNQKEEIKYNVNHCDKGIVSLKVGSKVEAKDFGGQWHAASIVEVDYDEVEVLVHYENSTNMPDEWISVSSSRLRPYKPNWPAEVATPNMPPKTTGQSTEVFPKDEIKMEEKKKVTFIEGERCLARWRDNKRFMATIQNDLGNGQYKIVFDDGFQWKCSVTRLHKLKDSSGKPFENLSVDTSMSPSTSALSPLSPGIGPLSKPAFHTHLFDPTRDYLGSKSERREMKRKLNIKEIFNIGQKKRKIKPENTEPKSVKKKIKIEPKPVEIKKELPDAVASIIGTVDGIPEDTKPETPESNDEGDEKITLDDLITSKDEASYLSDSDAANRSDPNEMPASFLLPGEWCCRWVNGEPVGQVHETVEPRGDAQKKPALPRRTVLVDDKRLPEGWKKVMVRRSLGQSAGKWDVVLLSPDQKRFHTKQEMRTYLDQTQGEFKAYENALLDFGVHLKLSRRMGWVSNTGPSNAPVSNVSPFVNRKKLTTKDGKKRLKIRKPNYILQRQGEVGEPSGSSEKSGETKETNIDMQNPPIENGFIYVGSLKVQVIDSLLRCPAEGCLKNFRNNTLLKMHIKHYHRELKKMLGNTPKVLDLAYARTRPSGEKVKKKVIKVKIPRVQKSNVVFDPKPEVSEPQPELRINIAPLPTEETQEDSPKLRQALIPKPVKRPKVLLPVRKPEQEVSEDDKSEVECVDFEAAISTHTVTKPSDFKHIEIKPAFSEDEEWPINSDVETRSSFPGSGTPDSKTMDKVATPIPGVSSESNEEAKEGELYMFTETGERIKIERMKREEIINCHCGFREEDGLMVQCELCLCWQHALCHNIHTEGEVPEKYTCSICLNPKRGRRSKRFLHDQDRLYEGLLPGAKPCEFLRRSHELSGNLLRIQDALHAMRVKYYVATKKNHPKLYLWAKDWENAELNFTQERLNSDYSDLNIIINNIGKENLPVKSQDDEREALLNISGPIPTVPLDFPISTTELERMARSIQEQESRVSAPQPEAAIDNNVCRERLLRHVQRCQALIDARLDSIEAQVAELESQDPSFEDDETADFFPRTKQTIQMLMRDLETMEELGVIT; encoded by the exons ATGGCCGAAAAACAGTGTTGCATAGAAAATTGTACTTCCTCATCATTAAGAAATGAAGACGTTGGAGTGACATATCATAAGTTTCCCAAAGATCTAGATATTTACAATAGTTGGATTCGTATTACCCATACAAGACCTAACGctgacaataatttatatgtgtgTTCAAGGCATTTTTGTAAAAGTGATTTTCAAATGTATCAAGAATCAAAATATGTACTAAAGTCAG GAGCATTGCCATCAATATTTCCGTGGACTATGGCAGAAGGCGATGACTTTCCTCAGGCTCATATTGGCAGTTTAATTAAGGATGATCATAATGATAATGTTAATACATGCAATAGCATTAAAGATTCAGACCCAGAGAATATAGAATCAATAAAGAAATTCATTGAGGGTCAACATCAACAGCAAAAAATGATAGAGAATGTAGACAATTTGAACACTTTAAGCGACTTAAACTTAAGTGTAACAGCTTTAGATGTAATACACAAGTCCCAAGAGATACCAATTATAGCTAATAGTGTTATGAATATGATTATTGATAGTTCAAATGCGAAGGTAAATCAAAaagaagaaattaaatataacgtaAACCACTGTGATAAGG gAATAGTGTCATTAAAAGTTGGCAGTAAAGTGGAAGCAAAAGACTTTGGTGGTCAGTGGCATGCTGCATCTATAGTTGAAGTTGATTATGATGAGGTGGAGGTCTTAGTTCATTATGAAAATTCTactaatat gcCAGATGAATGGATAAGCGTGTCTAGTTCTCGTTTGCGACCTTATAAACCAAATTGGCCCGCTGAAGTAGCGACGCCAAATATGCCTCCGAAAACCACTGGACAGAGCACAGAAGTTTTTCCTAAAGATGAAATTAAGAtggaagaaaagaaaaaagtaaCTTTTATTGAAGGAGAGAGGTGTTTAGCGCGTTGGAGAGACAATAAAAGGTTTATGGCTACAATTCAGAATGATTTGGGTAATG gtcaatataaaattgtgtttgaTGATGGATTCCAGTGGAAGTGTTCAGTCACAAGGTTgcataaattaaaagattcCTCCGGAAAACCTTTTGAGAATCTATCCGTAGATACATCAATGTCTCCGAGTACTTCAGCATTATCTCCGCTGTCACCAGGCATCGGGCCGCTTAGTAAGCCAGCATTCCATACGCACCTCTTTGATCCCACCAGAGACTACTTAGGATCCAAAAGCGAGCGTCGCgaaatgaaaagaaaacttaatattaaggaaatttttaatatcggTCAGAAAAAGCGGAAAATAAAGCCAGAAAACACTGAACCAAAAAgtgtaaaaaagaaaataaaaattgaacctAAACCTGTGGAAATTAAGAAGGAATTACCgg ACGCAGTTGCATCAATTATTGGAACAGTAGATGGTATTCCCGAAGACACAAAACCAGAAACACCTGAAAGTAACGATGAAGGTGATGAAAAAATAACTTTGGATGATTTGATTACTTCAAAGGATGAAGCTTCGTACTTGTCAGACTCTGATGCTGCTAACCGCTCGGACCCG aaCGAAATGCCAGCAAGTTTCCTGTTGCCGGGTGAGTGGTGTTGTCGGTGGGTGAATGGCGAACCAGTGGGACAAGTTCATGAGACGGTGGAGCCCCGGGGAGACGCTCAAAAAAAACCCGCTTTGCCACGACGCACTGTGCTC GTGGACGACAAACGACTACCCGAAGGTTGGAAGAAAGTTATGGTGAGGAGGAGTTTGGGACAATCTGCTGGAAAATGGGACGTCGTTTTACTCAg TCCGGATCAAAAGAGATTCCATACAAAGCAAGAGATGCGAACCTACCTCGATCAAACTCAAGGCGAATTTAAAGCTTACGAAAATGCTTTATTGGACTTTGGGGTACATCTGAAGTTGTCCCGAAGAATGGGATGGGTTTCCAATACTGGCCCCTCGAATGCACCCGTTTCGAATGTTTCACCATTTgtaaatagaaagaaattgaCCACTAAAGATGGGAAAAAGAGGCTGAAGATACGGAAGCCAAAT TATATCTTGCAAAGACAAGGAGAAGTAGGAGAACCATCTGGTTCATCAGAAAAATCTGGTGAAACGAAAGAAACGAATATTGATATGCAAAATCCTCCAATTGAAAATGGATTTA TATACGTCGGATCTCTCAAAGTCCAAGTAATTGACAGCTTACTGAGATGTCCCGCGGAAGGTTGTCTCAAGAACTTCAGAAATAACACACTCTTAAAGATGCACATAAAGCATTATCATCGcgaattaaagaaaatgttgGGTAACACTCCGAAAGTGTTAGATTTGGCCTACGCTCGAACGAGGCCCTCGGGCGAGAAAGTCAAAAAGAAAGTTATCAAAGTGAAAATTCCAAGAGTTCAAAAATCGAATGTTGTCTTCGATCCTAAACCGGAAGTGAGCGAGCCACAACCGGAACTACGCATCAACATAGCCCCCCTACCCACGGAAGAGACGCAAGAAGATTCACCAAAACTTCGCCAAGCGCTTATACCAAAACCGGTAAAGCGTCCAAAAGTGTTATTACCGGTTCGTAAACCGGAACAGGAGGTCTCCGAAGACGATAAATCAGAAGTGGAGTGTGTCGATTTCGAGGCTGCCATATCTACACATACAGTAACAAAGCCGAGTGACTTCAAACATATAGAAATTAAACCTGCTTTTAGTGAAGATGAAGAATGGCCCATAAATTCTGATGTTGAAACTAGATCTAGTTTCCCTGGTTCCGGTACTCCGGACTCAAAGACAATGGATAAAGTGGCCACACCTATCCCAGGTGTATCTTCAGAGTCAAACGAAGAAGCGAAGGAAGGAGAACTTTACATGTTCACGGAAA CCGGTGAACGAATTAAGATCGAGCGTATGAAGCGTGAAGAGATAATAAATTGCCATTGCGGCTTCCGGGAAGAAGATGGACTAATGGTACAATGCGAACTGTGTTTGTGCTGGCAACACGCGCTTTGCCATAATATTCACACTGAGGGAGag gTACCAGAAAAGTACACGTGCAGCATTTGCTTGAATCCAAAACGCGGTCGTCGCTCAAAGCGTTTCCTACACGATCAAGACAGATTGTACGAGGGTCTACTCCCTGGGGCTAAGCCCTGTGAATTCCTGCGCCGCTCTCATGAGCTCTCTGGCAATTTGCTGCGAATACAGGACGCTTTACATGCTATGCGAGTCAAGTACTATGTCGCAAC caaAAAGAACCATCCAAAACTATACCTTTGGGCCAAAGACTGGGAAAACGCTGAATTGAATTTCACACAAGAGAGACTGAATTCTGATTATTCTGATCTCAACATTATCATCAATAATATTGGAAAAGAGAATTTGCCAGTTAAAAGTCAAGACGATGAAAGGGAGGCACTTCTAAACATATCGGGGCCAATTCCTACAGTGCCTTTAGATTTTCCCATTAGTACTACGGAGTTAGAGAGAATGGCCAGGTCTATACAAG AGCAAGAATCCCGTGTGTCAGCCCCACAGCCTGAAGCAGCAATTGATAATAATGTTTGTCGGGAACGATTACTAAGGCATGTACAAAGATGTCAAGCGCTTATTGATGCAAGACTTGACTCTATTGAAGCACAGGTTGCTG